One genomic window of Paeniglutamicibacter sp. Y32M11 includes the following:
- a CDS encoding YnfA family protein: MTVIKSILLFGVAAVLEIGGAWLIWQGIREHRGWLWIGGGAVALGLYGIVATLQPDANFGRILAAYGGVFIAGSLIWAVFLDGFRPDRWDITGAIIALAGVGLIMYGPRGS; this comes from the coding sequence TGCTTTTTGGTGTTGCCGCGGTGCTGGAAATCGGCGGCGCCTGGCTGATCTGGCAGGGTATCCGTGAGCATCGTGGCTGGTTGTGGATCGGTGGCGGTGCGGTAGCACTGGGACTTTATGGCATCGTGGCCACGCTCCAGCCCGATGCCAACTTCGGCCGCATCTTGGCCGCCTACGGAGGCGTCTTCATTGCTGGTTCACTGATCTGGGCGGTGTTCCTTGATGGTTTCCGTCCAGATCGTTGGGACATCACCGGTGCCATCATTGCCCTGGCCGGAGTGGGGCTGATCATGTACGGCCCGCGCGGCTCCTAG